The following are encoded in a window of Saccharothrix longispora genomic DNA:
- a CDS encoding superoxide dismutase — MKRPVALFAGALVASLVTAPPAEAAPATGGVAVTVARFAAPGAATRAYTYDTALIAPGAVVVVVATPTRGGTRALLSVRGLLPDRTYGAHAHQHPCGALPTDAGAHHQHEVDPAQPSVDPAYANPANEIWLDFTTDHRGRATVATTVGWRFADRRAGSVVVHAQRTATEPGKAGTAGPRLGCATVDF; from the coding sequence GTGAAACGCCCTGTCGCCCTGTTCGCCGGTGCCCTGGTGGCATCCCTGGTGACCGCTCCGCCGGCCGAGGCCGCACCCGCCACCGGCGGTGTGGCCGTGACCGTGGCCCGCTTCGCCGCACCGGGTGCCGCGACCCGCGCCTACACCTACGACACCGCCCTGATCGCGCCCGGCGCGGTCGTCGTGGTCGTCGCCACGCCGACGCGCGGCGGCACCAGGGCGCTGCTGAGCGTCCGCGGCCTGCTGCCGGACCGCACGTACGGCGCGCACGCCCACCAGCACCCGTGCGGGGCGCTGCCCACCGACGCCGGGGCTCACCACCAGCACGAGGTGGACCCGGCCCAGCCGTCGGTGGACCCGGCGTACGCCAACCCCGCCAACGAGATCTGGCTGGACTTCACCACCGACCACCGGGGCCGCGCCACCGTCGCCACGACCGTCGGCTGGCGCTTCGCCGACCGCCGCGCGGGCTCGGTCGTGGTGCACGCCCAGCGCACCGCCACGGAACCGGGCAAGGCGGGCACCGCGGGTCCGCGCCTGGGGTGCGCGACGGTGGACTTCTAG
- a CDS encoding MDR family MFS transporter, protein MSGATGVEVDAALWRTAFTLVLGTFMATLDSTIVLVGIDALADRFDARVTDIQWVTTAYLLAVVTAVPASGWLADRFGGRRVWITAVAVFLLASVLCALAWSLPALVAFRVLQGLAGGLLPATGQALLARAAGRERIGRVLGVVSVVPLLSPVLGPLAGGSILAVADWPWLFYVNLPIGAVAILLARRTVPAVPAAGGRTPFDVRGALLLSPGLAVLVFGLTAVDQAVPPAVAAASIAAGLAMLAGFVVHGLRTRGTPLIDPRLFARPPFGVAALALVVLGASVFGTMFLLPLFLQTGGGLSAWETGLLLAPQGVGAAIGSVLVTRAVDTVAPRTLVLTGIALVAVGTAPFTQLHQDLPDVVIALSLLVRGAGAAMIGAPVMNIVYSRIEPAQLPRAAGALNLLNTVGGSVGTAVLAVVLSTRLTARGPDTPAAFADTFWWVLGFALVAALGATRLPRPVHEKGHADA, encoded by the coding sequence GTGAGCGGGGCGACGGGGGTGGAGGTGGACGCGGCGCTGTGGCGCACGGCGTTCACGCTGGTGCTCGGCACGTTCATGGCGACGCTGGACAGCACGATCGTCCTCGTCGGCATCGACGCCCTGGCCGACCGGTTCGACGCGCGGGTCACCGACATCCAGTGGGTCACCACGGCCTACCTGCTCGCGGTGGTCACCGCCGTGCCCGCGTCGGGCTGGCTCGCGGACCGGTTCGGCGGCCGGCGCGTGTGGATCACCGCCGTGGCGGTGTTCCTGCTGGCCTCGGTGCTGTGCGCGCTGGCCTGGTCGCTGCCGGCCCTGGTGGCGTTCCGGGTGCTCCAGGGCCTGGCCGGCGGGCTGCTGCCGGCGACCGGCCAGGCCCTGCTCGCGCGGGCCGCCGGGCGGGAGCGGATCGGCCGCGTGCTGGGCGTCGTCTCGGTGGTGCCCCTGCTGTCGCCGGTGCTCGGCCCGCTGGCCGGCGGATCGATCCTGGCCGTGGCGGACTGGCCGTGGCTGTTCTACGTGAACCTGCCGATCGGCGCGGTGGCCATCCTGCTCGCCCGCCGCACCGTGCCCGCCGTGCCGGCCGCCGGCGGGCGCACGCCGTTCGACGTGCGCGGCGCGCTGCTGCTGTCGCCGGGGCTCGCCGTGCTCGTCTTCGGCCTCACCGCCGTGGACCAGGCCGTCCCGCCGGCGGTGGCCGCCGCGTCGATCGCCGCGGGCCTGGCGATGCTGGCCGGGTTCGTCGTGCACGGCCTGCGCACCCGCGGCACCCCGCTGATCGACCCGCGCCTGTTCGCCAGGCCCCCGTTCGGCGTGGCCGCGCTGGCGCTGGTCGTCCTCGGCGCCTCGGTGTTCGGCACGATGTTCCTGCTGCCGCTGTTCCTCCAGACCGGCGGTGGGCTCTCGGCCTGGGAGACCGGGCTGCTGCTCGCGCCGCAGGGGGTGGGCGCGGCGATCGGGTCGGTCCTGGTCACCCGCGCGGTGGACACCGTCGCCCCGCGCACCCTGGTGCTGACCGGCATCGCGCTGGTGGCGGTCGGCACGGCCCCGTTCACGCAGCTCCACCAGGACCTGCCGGACGTCGTCATCGCGCTGTCGCTGCTCGTGCGCGGCGCGGGCGCGGCCATGATCGGCGCACCGGTGATGAACATCGTCTACAGCCGGATCGAACCCGCGCAGCTGCCCAGGGCCGCCGGCGCGCTCAACCTGCTCAACACGGTCGGCGGCTCCGTCGGCACCGCCGTCCTCGCGGTCGTGCTGAGCACCAGGTTGACGGCCCGCGGACCCGACACGCCCGCCGCGTTCGCCGACACCTTCTGGTGGGTGCTCGGCTTCGCGCTGGTGGCCGCACTGGGGGCGACCAGGTTGCCCCGCCCCGTTCACGAGAAGGGCCACGCAGATGCCTGA
- a CDS encoding 3-deoxy-7-phosphoheptulonate synthase has translation MPDQDTLPTPAEVGADRSVAEAVARHRGTVADVLGGRDSRLLVVVGPCSVHDPAATLDYAGLLKDAADRFADDLVVVMRAYLEKPRTVAGWTGLLPDPTLDGKGDIATGVRRGRSFLVEAAATGLPLAYEFVDPMLAHYVADVVTWGAVGARTVASQPHRHLASWLPMPIGMKNCVSGRLDTAVDAIRAAGLPHAFPGVAADGRLTTLRSTGNADAHLVLRGGPTPNYGAAHVADALAALAGAGLPPRVVVDASHGNSGKDHRRQPGVVADLAAQVEDGNRALVGVMVESYLADGRQDLAAGRLRPDLSVTDACLGWDNTLPLLRTLAAAARTRARR, from the coding sequence ATGCCTGACCAGGACACCCTGCCCACACCGGCCGAGGTGGGCGCGGACCGCTCGGTGGCGGAGGCGGTGGCCCGGCACCGGGGGACCGTCGCCGACGTCCTCGGCGGGCGCGACTCCAGGCTGCTCGTCGTGGTCGGCCCCTGCTCCGTGCACGACCCGGCGGCGACGCTGGACTACGCGGGCCTGCTCAAGGACGCCGCCGACCGGTTCGCCGACGACCTCGTCGTGGTCATGCGCGCCTACCTGGAGAAGCCGCGCACCGTCGCGGGGTGGACCGGCCTGCTCCCCGACCCGACGCTCGACGGCAAGGGCGACATCGCGACCGGCGTCCGGCGGGGCCGGTCGTTCCTGGTCGAGGCCGCGGCGACCGGCCTGCCCCTGGCCTACGAGTTCGTCGACCCGATGCTGGCGCACTACGTGGCCGACGTCGTGACGTGGGGCGCGGTCGGCGCGCGCACCGTGGCCAGCCAACCGCACCGGCACCTGGCGTCGTGGCTGCCCATGCCGATCGGCATGAAGAACTGCGTCTCCGGCCGCCTGGACACGGCGGTGGACGCCATCCGCGCCGCCGGCCTGCCCCACGCCTTCCCGGGGGTGGCCGCCGACGGCAGGCTCACCACCCTGCGCAGCACCGGCAACGCGGACGCCCACCTGGTCCTGCGGGGCGGCCCGACCCCCAACTACGGCGCCGCGCACGTGGCGGACGCCCTCGCCGCCCTGGCCGGGGCCGGCCTCCCGCCCCGCGTGGTGGTCGACGCCTCGCACGGCAACAGCGGCAAGGACCACCGCAGGCAACCGGGCGTGGTCGCCGACCTGGCGGCGCAGGTCGAGGACGGCAACCGCGCCCTGGTCGGCGTCATGGTCGAGTCCTACCTGGCGGACGGCAGGCAGGACCTGGCGGCGGGCCGGCTGCGCCCGGACCTGAGCGTGACGGACGCCTGCCTGGGCTGGGACAACACCCTGCCCCTGCTCCGCACCCTGGCCGCCGCCGCGCGGACGCGGGCACGGCGGTAG